One part of the Rhodococcus oxybenzonivorans genome encodes these proteins:
- a CDS encoding GNAT family N-acetyltransferase, with the protein MLKLLGAKQLSSRDAAHVLRVLDADPVAACMVAARVEECGVDPRMIHGELWSRGGPLESLCFSGANFVPLRGSVDDMRAFADRACRTPRMCSSLVGRAELTLPLWEMLEMDWGPAREVRADQPLLALAGKPHCRPDPLVRQVRMHELEQYLPAAVAMFIEEVGVDPRANDGGRGYRRRVANLIAAGRAWARFEDEQVIFKAEVGSVSSRVGQIQGVWVHPMYRGQGFGAAGTATVAEAVIADGRIASLYVNSFNTVARSAYARIGFSQVATFATILLD; encoded by the coding sequence ATGCTCAAGCTCCTCGGTGCCAAACAGTTGAGCAGTCGAGACGCGGCACATGTGCTCCGCGTTCTCGACGCCGATCCTGTCGCCGCCTGCATGGTCGCCGCGCGCGTCGAAGAATGCGGAGTCGATCCGCGGATGATCCACGGGGAGTTGTGGAGTCGAGGGGGACCGCTCGAGTCTCTGTGTTTCTCCGGTGCCAACTTCGTTCCGCTTCGCGGCAGCGTCGACGACATGCGCGCGTTCGCGGACCGAGCCTGCCGGACGCCCCGCATGTGTTCGTCGCTGGTGGGCCGGGCCGAGCTGACACTGCCGTTGTGGGAGATGCTGGAAATGGACTGGGGCCCCGCTCGCGAGGTCCGGGCCGACCAGCCCCTCCTCGCGTTGGCCGGCAAGCCGCACTGCCGCCCCGATCCGCTCGTCCGCCAAGTCCGGATGCACGAACTCGAGCAGTACCTTCCCGCAGCCGTGGCCATGTTCATCGAGGAAGTCGGCGTCGACCCCCGCGCCAATGACGGCGGTCGCGGGTACCGACGCCGGGTCGCCAATCTCATCGCCGCCGGCCGAGCCTGGGCCCGGTTCGAGGACGAACAGGTGATCTTCAAGGCCGAGGTCGGGTCGGTGTCGTCGCGGGTGGGACAGATCCAGGGCGTCTGGGTCCACCCGATGTATCGAGGGCAAGGATTCGGAGCCGCGGGAACGGCAACCGTGGCCGAGGCCGTCATCGCCGACGGCCGGATCGCCAGTCTGTATGTCAACAGCTTCAACACTGTGGCCCGCAGTGCGTACGCACGCATCGGTTTCAGCCAAGTCGCGACGTTCGCCACAATTCTCCTGGACTGA
- a CDS encoding penicillin-binding transpeptidase domain-containing protein, which yields MNLWPTTRFRVVRSIALGGAAALILGSTACTPKPDGPAPAAEAFLTAFADRDSEQAAQLSDRPDDAQRVLESAWESLQAESLEAKTTDVDINGDTATVGYAYEWHLPKNRVWTYSGELHMGRRNGEWAVRWSSTNIHPRLGDRQTMSLRSTAAPRARVNEHSGSDVLVPGVVYRVKFDAGESGNVISTAQGLAAALSPFDNTLTAQSIAESATAVEGDYLVTRLRSEDYERVAGVLGALPGVSVSDEADLVATDRTFAPDLVGQVKKTVIDEVDGKAGWSVVTVNQNGVDTDVLTETPPQTSPSFSISLDRPIQVAAQNAVDARTDQAMMVVIQPSTGDVLAVAQNKAADRDGPVALTGLYPPGSTFKIITAGAAISSGIASPDTMVPCPGRIEIGERSVPNYNEFALGTVPMATAFARSCNTSFAKLASEMKPDALTVAASQYGIGPDYQVVGLPTDSGSVPPAEELVQRTEDGFGQGKVVVSPFGMALAAATIAHGSTPVPRLIAGRETVIEGDHPPISPDMVEGLRSMMRLVVTSGTAERIEDQGEVYGKTGEAEVEGGSHAWFVGYRGDLAFATLVVRGGSSDNAVAVTRDMFAALPEGY from the coding sequence ATGAACCTCTGGCCAACCACTCGATTCCGCGTCGTGCGGTCCATCGCCCTCGGCGGCGCGGCCGCGCTGATCCTCGGCTCGACGGCGTGCACACCGAAGCCCGACGGCCCCGCGCCCGCCGCTGAGGCATTTCTCACCGCCTTCGCCGACCGCGATTCCGAGCAGGCCGCACAACTGTCCGATCGGCCCGACGATGCTCAACGAGTTCTCGAGTCGGCCTGGGAGTCGCTGCAGGCGGAGTCGCTCGAGGCGAAGACGACCGACGTGGACATCAACGGAGACACGGCCACCGTCGGCTACGCCTACGAATGGCATCTGCCGAAGAATCGGGTATGGACCTACTCAGGTGAGCTGCATATGGGGCGCCGGAACGGGGAGTGGGCGGTCCGGTGGAGCTCCACCAACATCCACCCTCGGCTCGGCGACCGGCAGACGATGTCGCTCCGGTCGACTGCGGCTCCCCGCGCTCGCGTCAACGAGCACTCCGGCTCGGATGTTCTGGTTCCCGGCGTCGTGTACCGCGTCAAATTCGACGCCGGGGAGTCGGGCAACGTCATCTCCACGGCGCAGGGGCTTGCCGCCGCGCTCTCCCCGTTCGACAACACGCTCACTGCGCAGTCGATCGCGGAATCCGCGACGGCGGTCGAGGGTGACTACCTCGTCACCCGACTGCGGTCCGAAGACTACGAGCGGGTCGCGGGCGTCCTCGGTGCCCTTCCCGGAGTCAGTGTCTCGGACGAGGCGGACCTGGTGGCCACGGATCGCACTTTCGCCCCGGACCTCGTCGGACAGGTGAAGAAGACGGTGATCGACGAGGTCGACGGCAAGGCCGGGTGGAGCGTGGTCACCGTCAACCAGAACGGCGTCGACACGGATGTCCTCACCGAGACCCCGCCGCAGACCTCCCCGTCCTTCTCGATCAGCCTCGACCGGCCCATTCAGGTTGCGGCGCAGAACGCCGTCGACGCCAGGACCGACCAGGCCATGATGGTGGTGATCCAGCCGTCGACCGGAGACGTTCTCGCGGTGGCGCAGAACAAGGCGGCAGACCGGGACGGGCCGGTCGCCCTGACAGGACTCTACCCTCCGGGATCGACGTTCAAGATCATCACCGCCGGGGCAGCCATCTCTTCGGGGATCGCGAGCCCCGACACGATGGTGCCGTGTCCGGGACGTATCGAGATCGGGGAGCGCAGCGTTCCCAACTACAACGAGTTCGCGCTGGGCACCGTGCCGATGGCCACGGCATTCGCCCGTTCGTGCAACACCTCGTTCGCGAAACTGGCCAGTGAGATGAAGCCGGACGCGCTGACGGTCGCGGCGTCGCAATACGGGATCGGCCCCGACTACCAGGTCGTGGGCCTGCCGACCGATTCCGGCTCCGTCCCCCCGGCCGAAGAGCTGGTGCAACGAACAGAGGACGGCTTCGGCCAGGGCAAGGTCGTGGTCAGTCCGTTCGGAATGGCCCTGGCCGCGGCGACGATCGCGCACGGTTCGACTCCCGTTCCGCGGTTGATCGCCGGACGCGAGACCGTCATCGAGGGTGACCATCCGCCGATCAGCCCCGACATGGTCGAGGGGCTGCGCTCGATGATGAGGCTCGTGGTGACCAGTGGCACAGCTGAACGGATCGAGGATCAGGGCGAGGTCTACGGAAAGACGGGGGAGGCCGAGGTCGAGGGCGGCTCGCACGCCTGGTTCGTCGGTTATCGAGGTGATCTCGCCTTCGCCACGCTGGTGGTCCGGGGCGGGAGTTCCGACAATGCGGTCGCCGTCACCCGAGACATGTTCGCGGCGTTGCCCGAAGGGTATTGA